From one Streptomyces sp. N50 genomic stretch:
- a CDS encoding SWIM zinc finger family protein, which produces MTRSLQAVTYPRPSVLESSADGRRLGLETSRGATPSGVTDHPRFFAGFLTSPQVASAALLAVADVAATRYYQRQLPSSLDPVVTAGGDRLRFESFSGCGGVYARLDVLAPGLDGDEVGHGTTNVDVNNPLREALSRIGTDDPLHLRVGPEELAVTTLDGPVVEKKVPLPDRWLRGFAEAQVIAAGFDLRAELPAAEAVRFLRSLPKGGARGTTSGARGTTSGPRWVVPAGRGLRPTTRPVPGAVCLPGPERLIALQRVLRHATALRIYGPSVVGASATAGAWEAVLPGMRLTLTLSPDASRGFSGEGGVLDALAADEAGEDAELISVLLAWEPRIDVADMAASSGLTPERVRAALTRLGTSGRVGYDTAEAAYFHRELPYDARRVERHNPRLRSAHALVAAGAVTLEGALGTVTAEDGHVHRVRDEAGVLSCSCVWWAKYRGGRGPCKHALAVRMVRRGAATEQDTQRNTKQDMVRVDGGVR; this is translated from the coding sequence ATGACGCGATCTTTGCAGGCCGTGACCTATCCCCGACCCTCCGTGCTGGAGTCGTCGGCGGACGGACGGCGCCTCGGCCTTGAGACCTCACGAGGTGCGACTCCTTCGGGTGTCACCGACCATCCGCGCTTCTTCGCGGGCTTCCTGACCTCACCTCAGGTGGCCTCGGCGGCGCTGCTGGCGGTGGCGGACGTGGCGGCCACGCGGTACTACCAGCGCCAACTGCCCTCCTCCCTCGACCCGGTGGTGACGGCGGGCGGCGACCGGCTGCGTTTCGAGTCCTTCTCCGGCTGCGGCGGGGTGTACGCGCGACTGGACGTCCTCGCCCCCGGACTCGACGGCGACGAGGTGGGGCACGGCACGACGAACGTCGACGTCAACAACCCGCTGCGCGAGGCCCTCTCCCGGATCGGCACGGACGATCCGCTCCATCTCCGGGTCGGCCCCGAGGAGTTGGCCGTCACCACGCTGGACGGCCCGGTCGTGGAGAAGAAGGTTCCCCTGCCGGACCGGTGGCTGCGCGGCTTCGCGGAGGCCCAGGTCATAGCGGCCGGCTTCGACCTGCGCGCCGAGCTGCCCGCGGCGGAGGCGGTCCGTTTCCTGCGCTCCCTCCCGAAGGGCGGCGCGCGCGGTACCACGAGCGGCGCTCGCGGTACCACGAGCGGCCCGCGCTGGGTCGTCCCGGCGGGCCGCGGCCTGCGCCCGACCACCCGCCCCGTACCGGGCGCGGTATGCCTCCCCGGACCGGAGCGCCTGATCGCACTCCAGCGGGTCCTGCGCCACGCGACGGCCCTGCGGATCTACGGCCCCTCCGTCGTCGGCGCCTCGGCGACGGCCGGTGCGTGGGAGGCCGTCCTGCCGGGCATGCGGCTCACCCTCACGCTGTCGCCGGACGCGTCGCGCGGGTTCTCCGGCGAGGGCGGGGTCCTGGACGCGCTCGCGGCCGACGAGGCGGGCGAGGACGCGGAGTTGATCTCCGTGCTGCTGGCCTGGGAGCCCCGCATCGACGTCGCCGACATGGCCGCCTCCTCGGGACTCACCCCCGAGCGGGTCCGCGCCGCGCTGACCCGGCTGGGCACTTCGGGGCGCGTCGGCTACGACACGGCGGAGGCGGCCTACTTCCACCGTGAACTGCCGTACGACGCGCGGCGCGTGGAGCGCCACAATCCACGGTTGCGCTCGGCCCACGCGCTGGTGGCCGCGGGGGCGGTGACCCTGGAGGGCGCGCTCGGGACGGTGACCGCAGAAGACGGTCATGTGCACCGGGTGCGGGACGAGGCGGGGGTGCTGAGTTGCAGCTGCGTGTGGTGGGCGAAGTACCGGGGCGGGCGCGGGCCGTGCAAGCACGCGCTGGCGGTGCGGATGGTGCGGCGGGGCGCCGCGACGGAGCAGGACACACAGCGGAACACGAAGCAGGACATGGTGCGGGTCGACGGGGGTGTGCGATGA
- a CDS encoding DUF6493 family protein, with translation MSSLMDAVRAGRTAEAVGLLDGLTDAERRAFLPELKELRKELRKAPWEMSARRAYPALHAAGAACETGAAAAATWIAATDMRWSPSSPALLIHILGDRDTAWLADVTHRLAGRPASTDVPYELMAGLVRLSGCPVPTTDAYVRGWVEHIGNLRQLGNTLLDRLRKDPYLAELVDAVFGTEDIGSPLEWTSAEGPNSWVDALAQLTTEGVLDRKRTVDACVARLLRGGTTLDNRVFLRVLKALALTREEERERIADWLALASDAVSMVASHAQSVLGSLALDGELTPRRLAEMSDAVLFRPEKKLVRAQLALLGKALARDASAAEEVLPALAQAFGHEDADVQERALKLVERHLKKVGSPEVRAELAAAADQLIPALRTRAVETLGATPATAAALVYEETLPPAPEAARLAPAPESAVELAEEVGALMAAEGDVAAFERALDGLVRHAYQDRDALLEALGPVVARRWWADDAPGFPQRPDDHFRRSHHSFGSASYGFDLLLATLLDKVRTGTLHDGMRHGDKGRECGHSALTRAFDARIWEVAYRLRAEPLPFLLSTPSWSTGLLEPDELVDRLDVYRRLGARVSEADFAQALLRVRREDRAAAAAAAERAEALGTAEGTRLARRLMSDSPTLPLSRRRTAGARVVVELGELLDLQGDFPAEFRALGKPVTAYGDHGYCYHWNQDMQRHWLAILPECRELVAARLLRDVAAAALENTRGAAAVLPLLAESEGVAGQATHLCLAYGLGARHPEDRLAAVDALLVLAARGQLDGALLGADLGELVRSGAVKPSRLAESVRTGAATGANTSIWGILRHTLAALLADLDGDAKPAHARGLGDLLAVAAECAERSGARGELPYLAQTAARSGSSRLVTQARRLRSALVEEVAV, from the coding sequence ATGAGTTCGCTGATGGATGCGGTGCGGGCGGGCCGGACGGCCGAGGCGGTGGGCCTGCTGGACGGGTTGACGGACGCCGAACGGCGGGCGTTCCTGCCGGAGTTGAAGGAACTCCGCAAGGAGCTGCGCAAGGCACCGTGGGAGATGTCGGCCCGCCGCGCCTATCCGGCCCTGCACGCGGCCGGGGCCGCCTGTGAGACGGGCGCGGCGGCCGCTGCCACCTGGATCGCGGCCACCGACATGCGCTGGTCGCCGTCGTCCCCGGCGCTGCTGATCCACATCCTGGGCGACCGCGACACCGCCTGGCTCGCCGACGTGACGCACCGCCTCGCCGGACGCCCGGCCTCCACGGACGTGCCGTACGAGCTGATGGCAGGTCTGGTAAGGCTCTCCGGCTGTCCGGTGCCGACGACGGACGCCTATGTGCGGGGCTGGGTGGAGCACATCGGCAATCTGCGGCAGCTCGGGAACACCCTGCTGGACCGGTTGCGCAAGGATCCGTATCTCGCGGAGCTGGTGGACGCGGTCTTCGGGACGGAGGACATCGGCAGCCCGCTGGAGTGGACCTCGGCCGAGGGCCCGAACAGCTGGGTCGACGCGCTCGCCCAGCTCACCACCGAAGGCGTCCTGGACCGGAAGCGCACGGTGGACGCGTGTGTGGCCCGGCTGCTGCGGGGCGGTACGACCCTCGACAACCGGGTGTTCCTGCGCGTGCTGAAGGCCCTCGCCCTGACCCGCGAGGAGGAGCGGGAGCGGATCGCCGACTGGCTGGCGCTGGCCTCGGACGCGGTGTCGATGGTGGCCTCGCACGCCCAGTCGGTGCTCGGTTCCCTCGCGCTGGACGGTGAGTTGACGCCACGTCGGCTGGCGGAGATGTCGGACGCGGTGCTGTTCCGGCCCGAGAAGAAGCTCGTCCGGGCCCAACTCGCGCTGCTGGGGAAGGCATTGGCACGGGACGCGTCGGCCGCCGAAGAAGTACTGCCCGCCCTCGCCCAAGCCTTCGGGCACGAGGACGCGGACGTGCAGGAGCGGGCGCTGAAGCTGGTCGAGCGGCACCTCAAGAAGGTCGGCTCGCCCGAGGTGCGGGCCGAACTCGCAGCAGCGGCCGACCAGTTGATCCCCGCCCTGCGCACACGGGCGGTCGAGACGCTGGGCGCGACGCCCGCGACGGCGGCAGCGCTGGTGTACGAGGAGACGCTCCCGCCGGCACCGGAGGCGGCGCGTCTCGCACCGGCACCCGAGTCGGCGGTCGAACTCGCCGAGGAGGTGGGGGCGTTGATGGCGGCCGAGGGCGACGTGGCCGCGTTCGAGCGGGCGCTGGACGGACTCGTCCGCCATGCGTACCAGGACCGGGACGCCCTGCTGGAGGCGTTGGGGCCGGTGGTCGCGCGCCGCTGGTGGGCCGATGACGCCCCCGGGTTTCCCCAGCGTCCGGACGACCACTTCCGCAGGTCGCACCACAGCTTCGGCAGCGCGTCGTACGGGTTCGACCTCCTGCTGGCCACGCTGTTGGACAAGGTGCGCACCGGCACCCTCCACGACGGGATGCGGCACGGCGACAAGGGACGGGAGTGCGGGCACAGCGCACTGACCCGAGCCTTCGACGCCCGGATATGGGAGGTCGCGTACCGGCTCCGCGCGGAGCCGCTGCCGTTCCTGCTGTCGACGCCGAGCTGGAGCACAGGGCTGCTGGAGCCGGACGAGTTGGTGGACCGGCTGGACGTGTACCGGCGCCTGGGCGCGCGGGTCTCGGAGGCCGACTTCGCGCAGGCGCTGCTGCGGGTGCGCCGCGAGGACCGGGCGGCGGCAGCCGCTGCCGCCGAGCGGGCGGAGGCGCTCGGCACGGCGGAGGGCACCCGGCTCGCGCGCCGACTGATGTCCGACAGCCCCACCTTGCCGCTGAGCAGGCGCCGGACGGCCGGGGCGCGTGTCGTGGTGGAGCTGGGTGAACTCCTCGATCTCCAGGGGGACTTCCCGGCGGAGTTCCGCGCCCTGGGCAAGCCGGTGACCGCCTACGGCGACCATGGGTACTGCTACCACTGGAACCAGGACATGCAGCGGCACTGGCTCGCGATACTCCCCGAGTGTCGTGAACTTGTGGCGGCCCGGCTGCTGCGGGACGTGGCCGCCGCCGCGCTGGAGAACACCCGGGGCGCGGCCGCCGTACTCCCGCTGCTGGCCGAGTCGGAGGGGGTGGCCGGGCAGGCCACGCACCTGTGTCTGGCGTACGGGCTCGGTGCGCGGCACCCCGAGGACCGGCTCGCCGCCGTAGACGCGCTGCTGGTGCTCGCGGCGCGGGGGCAGTTGGACGGGGCCCTGCTGGGTGCGGATCTCGGGGAGCTGGTGCGGAGCGGGGCCGTGAAGCCGTCGCGGCTCGCCGAGTCGGTGCGGACGGGGGCCGCGACCGGGGCGAACACGAGCATCTGGGGGATCCTCCGGCACACCCTGGCCGCGCTGCTCGCCGACCTCGACGGTGATGCCAAGCCCGCCCACGCGCGAGGGCTCGGGGACCTCCTGGCCGTGGCCGCCGAGTGCGCGGAGCGGTCGGGGGCGCGGGGTGAACTGCCGTATCTGGCGCAGACGGCGGCCCGGAGCGGCTCGTCCCGGCTGGTCACACAGGCACGTCGGCTGCGCAGTGCGCTGGTGGAGGAGGTGGCCGTATGA
- a CDS encoding GNAT family N-acetyltransferase, with protein MHHWRRDLVELAALFTAVAVADVVADLVGHGPDGPALLAISALALVATAGFHTWWSRRHGHAPPTGDTGARPTAELRQAGPTERAEPTGAGPETTSAFTSASASEQSSAPTDPVAEAAALWRMRTTVRDAPGSLAVLCTALAGQRVDILSLQTHPLAEGTVDEFLLRAPAEVAASEITRAVASAGGSGTWIERADAHDLVDAPTRVLGLATRTALDAAELPLALRQLLGRCTIRSLPANVVADKGREPESVPVEGSLEDTVMRLRAPEGGVITVERPYLPFTPTEFARARALVELDARLGPRIPRSQDVLTLPEGNAITVRRADTGDLDAAREMHERCSSRTLGMRYHGPVGDADRYLNHLLSPRFGRTLAVQTASGRIVGLGHLLWDGDETEVALLVEDDWQRRGIGSELLGRLVGMAVEAGCESVYAVTQASNTGMVAAMRGLGLPLDYQIEEGTLVVTARLSTAVEVAEVTEFGRAEAP; from the coding sequence GTGCACCACTGGCGGCGGGACCTGGTGGAGCTGGCCGCGCTGTTCACGGCGGTCGCGGTGGCGGACGTCGTGGCGGATCTGGTGGGCCACGGCCCCGACGGTCCGGCGCTGCTGGCGATCTCCGCGCTGGCCCTGGTCGCCACGGCGGGGTTCCACACGTGGTGGTCACGCCGCCACGGTCATGCGCCGCCGACGGGCGATACCGGCGCCCGGCCGACCGCGGAGCTGCGGCAGGCCGGGCCGACCGAGCGGGCCGAGCCGACCGGGGCCGGGCCCGAGACCACGTCCGCCTTCACGTCCGCCTCCGCGTCCGAGCAGTCGTCCGCGCCGACCGACCCCGTCGCCGAGGCGGCCGCGCTGTGGCGGATGCGGACGACGGTGCGGGACGCGCCGGGGTCGCTGGCGGTGTTGTGCACGGCGCTGGCCGGTCAGCGGGTCGACATCCTGAGCCTCCAGACGCATCCGCTGGCCGAGGGCACGGTGGACGAGTTCCTGCTGCGGGCACCGGCCGAGGTCGCGGCGTCCGAGATCACCCGGGCGGTGGCCTCGGCCGGCGGCTCGGGCACCTGGATCGAGCGGGCCGACGCCCACGACCTGGTGGACGCGCCGACCCGCGTCCTGGGCCTGGCCACGCGCACGGCCCTGGACGCGGCCGAACTGCCGCTCGCGCTACGGCAGTTGCTGGGTCGGTGCACCATCCGTTCGCTGCCCGCCAACGTTGTCGCCGACAAGGGGCGCGAGCCGGAGTCGGTGCCGGTGGAGGGGTCGTTGGAGGACACGGTCATGCGGCTGCGGGCGCCGGAAGGCGGAGTGATCACAGTGGAGCGGCCGTACCTGCCGTTCACGCCCACCGAGTTCGCCCGGGCGCGGGCGCTGGTCGAGCTGGACGCCCGGCTCGGTCCCCGCATCCCGCGCAGCCAGGACGTGCTGACACTGCCCGAGGGCAACGCGATCACCGTGCGGCGCGCGGACACGGGTGACCTGGACGCGGCACGGGAGATGCACGAGCGATGCTCTTCGCGGACGCTCGGTATGCGGTACCACGGGCCGGTCGGTGACGCCGACCGCTATCTCAACCACCTGCTCTCTCCGCGCTTCGGGCGGACGCTCGCGGTGCAGACGGCGTCGGGGCGGATCGTCGGGCTCGGGCACCTGTTGTGGGACGGGGACGAGACGGAGGTCGCGCTGCTGGTCGAGGACGACTGGCAGCGGCGGGGTATCGGGAGCGAGTTGCTGGGGCGGCTGGTGGGGATGGCCGTCGAGGCGGGGTGCGAGAGCGTGTACGCGGTGACGCAGGCGTCCAACACGGGGATGGTCGCGGCGATGCGGGGGCTTGGGTTGCCGCTTGACTATCAGATCGAGGAGGGGACGTTGGTGGTCACGGCTCGGCTGAGTACGGCCGTGGAAGTTGCGGAGGTTACGGAGTTCGGGAGGGCCGAAGCGCCGTAG
- a CDS encoding trans-sulfuration enzyme family protein, which yields MFTLMSMDTTNPHASLAPRALATEAVHAGRDDLAGQGLHAPPIDLSTTYPSYDSRGEAARVDAFAATGAEPDGPPVYGRVGNPTVSRFETALARLESTGSAVAFASGMAALTAVLLARAASGLRHVVAVRPLYGSSDHLLTAGLLGSEVTWTDPAGITDALRPDTGLVVVESPANPTLAELDLRAVAHACGSVPLLVDNTFATPVLQRPAEHGARIVLHSATKYLGGHGDVMGGVVACDEEFAGLLRQVRFATGGVLHPLAGYLLLRGLATLPIRVRAASATAAELARRLTADPRVARVHYPRIGGAMIAFEVHGDPHEVIAAVRLITPAVSLGSVDTLIQIPASISHRVVPGEDRRGSGVSDSLLRLSVGLEDVEDLWTDLDGALAPLSRGAGNCATSHSGPSEAIQPARTTALRPSRTP from the coding sequence ATGTTCACCCTTATGTCCATGGACACAACGAACCCGCACGCCTCCCTGGCCCCCCGAGCCCTGGCCACCGAAGCCGTGCACGCCGGCCGTGACGACCTCGCAGGGCAGGGGCTGCACGCCCCGCCGATCGACCTGTCGACCACCTACCCGTCGTACGACAGCCGCGGCGAGGCCGCCCGCGTCGACGCCTTCGCCGCCACCGGCGCCGAACCGGACGGCCCGCCCGTCTACGGCCGCGTCGGCAACCCGACCGTCTCCCGCTTCGAGACCGCCCTCGCCCGCCTCGAAAGCACCGGGAGCGCGGTGGCGTTCGCCAGCGGCATGGCGGCCCTGACCGCCGTCCTCCTGGCGCGGGCCGCGTCGGGGCTGCGGCACGTGGTGGCGGTACGACCCCTGTACGGCAGCAGCGACCACCTGCTCACCGCCGGGCTGCTCGGCTCCGAGGTGACCTGGACCGACCCGGCCGGAATCACCGACGCGCTGCGTCCGGACACCGGCCTGGTCGTCGTCGAGTCCCCGGCCAACCCGACCCTGGCCGAACTGGACCTGCGCGCCGTCGCCCACGCCTGCGGCTCGGTCCCGCTCCTCGTGGACAACACCTTCGCCACCCCGGTCCTGCAACGCCCCGCCGAACACGGCGCGCGCATCGTCCTGCACAGCGCGACCAAGTACCTGGGCGGGCACGGCGATGTGATGGGAGGGGTGGTGGCCTGCGACGAGGAGTTCGCCGGGCTGCTGCGCCAGGTGCGGTTCGCGACGGGCGGCGTGCTGCACCCGCTGGCCGGCTATCTGCTGCTGCGCGGCCTCGCGACCCTCCCGATCCGGGTACGGGCCGCGTCCGCCACCGCCGCCGAACTCGCCCGCCGCCTCACCGCCGACCCGCGCGTGGCCCGCGTCCACTACCCGCGCATCGGCGGCGCGATGATCGCCTTCGAGGTCCACGGCGACCCCCACGAGGTCATCGCCGCCGTCCGCCTCATCACCCCCGCCGTCAGCCTCGGCAGCGTCGACACCCTCATCCAGATCCCGGCCTCCATCAGCCACCGAGTGGTGCCCGGGGAGGACAGGAGGGGGTCGGGTGTGAGCGACAGCTTGCTGAGGCTGTCGGTAGGGCTGGAGGACGTGGAGGACCTCTGGACGGATCTGGATGGGGCGCTAGCGCCCCTCTCAAGGGGCGCGGGGAACTGCGCGACCAGCCACAGTGGACCGTCAGAGGCCATCCAACCTGCAAGGACTACGGCGCTTCGGCCCTCCCGAACTCCGTAA
- a CDS encoding Lrp/AsnC family transcriptional regulator: MTDSVVLDPVDLHLLRLLQNDARATYRELAAQVGVAPSTCLDRVARLRRAGVILGHQLRVDAAKLGRGLEALLSVQVRPHRRELVGPFVERIRALPESRTVFHLTGPDDYVVHVAVADMADLQRLVLDEFTSQREVARVETRLIFQQWDCGPLLPLATPTAESG, encoded by the coding sequence ATGACCGACTCTGTCGTACTGGATCCGGTGGACCTCCATCTGCTGCGGTTGCTGCAGAACGACGCCCGGGCGACCTATCGCGAACTCGCGGCGCAGGTGGGGGTCGCGCCGTCGACGTGTCTGGACCGGGTGGCGCGGCTGCGCCGGGCCGGGGTGATCCTCGGGCATCAACTGCGGGTGGACGCGGCCAAGTTGGGGCGTGGGCTGGAGGCGTTGCTGTCGGTGCAGGTGCGGCCGCATCGGCGGGAGCTGGTGGGGCCGTTCGTGGAGCGGATCCGGGCGTTGCCGGAGTCGCGGACCGTGTTCCATCTGACGGGTCCCGACGACTATGTCGTCCACGTGGCCGTGGCGGACATGGCTGACCTGCAACGGCTGGTCCTGGACGAGTTCACGTCCCAGCGCGAAGTGGCCCGGGTGGAGACCCGGTTGATCTTCCAGCAGTGGGACTGCGGGCCTTTGCTGCCGCTTGCCACGCCCACAGCTGAATCGGGGTGA
- a CDS encoding DUF885 domain-containing protein, giving the protein MSQTNTPLPRQVADAYVDDLIALNPVIGTYLGVKESSSSLPDLSPAGQERLAELQRATLAKLDEAERRPGADGDSERRCARLLRERLTAALGVHDTEEGLREVGNMHTPAHSVRDVFTVTPAQTDEDWAAIAERLRAVPAALAGYRESLQLGLDRKLFAGPRPTATFIGQLTEWSDTDGQGRGWYEDFASAGPESLRAGLDEAARAATAALVELRDWLRDVYAPAIEGAPNTVGRERYARWARYYNGTELDLDEAYAYGWSEYHRLLAEMRREAEKILPGAGTPWVALAHLDEHGRHIEGVEEVREWLQGVMDKAIEDLDGTHFELAERVRRVESRIAPAGSSAAPYYTQPSQDFSRPGRTWLPTMGQTRFPVYDLVSTWYHEGVPGHHLQLAQWTHVADELSRYQASVGMVSANAEGWALYAEQLMDELGYLEDAEQRLGFLDGQMMRATRIIVDIGMHLEMEIPADSPFHPGERWTPELAQEFFGAHSSRPADFVESELTRYLTIPGQAIGYKLGQRAWLLGRENARQRHGDDFDLKAWHMAALSQGSLGLDDLVDELSQL; this is encoded by the coding sequence ATGTCGCAGACCAACACTCCGCTGCCCCGGCAGGTCGCCGACGCCTACGTCGACGATCTCATCGCCCTCAACCCGGTCATCGGTACGTATCTCGGCGTGAAGGAGAGTTCGAGCAGCCTGCCCGACCTCTCCCCCGCAGGTCAGGAACGACTCGCGGAGCTTCAGCGGGCGACCCTCGCGAAGCTCGACGAGGCCGAGCGCCGGCCCGGCGCGGACGGTGACAGCGAGCGCCGTTGTGCGCGCCTGCTGCGCGAGCGGCTGACCGCCGCACTCGGTGTGCACGACACCGAGGAGGGCCTGCGCGAGGTCGGCAACATGCACACGCCCGCGCACTCGGTGCGTGATGTGTTCACGGTGACGCCGGCCCAGACCGACGAGGACTGGGCGGCGATCGCCGAGCGGCTGCGCGCGGTGCCAGCCGCGCTGGCCGGCTACCGCGAATCCCTCCAACTGGGCCTGGACCGCAAACTGTTCGCGGGTCCGCGTCCGACCGCCACCTTCATCGGCCAGCTCACCGAGTGGTCGGACACGGACGGCCAGGGGCGCGGCTGGTACGAGGACTTCGCCTCGGCCGGACCCGAGTCCCTGCGCGCCGGACTGGACGAGGCCGCCCGCGCCGCGACCGCGGCCCTGGTGGAGCTGCGGGACTGGCTGCGCGACGTGTACGCGCCGGCCATCGAGGGCGCGCCGAACACGGTGGGCCGTGAGCGGTACGCGCGGTGGGCCCGCTACTACAACGGTACGGAGCTGGATCTCGACGAGGCGTACGCGTACGGCTGGTCCGAGTACCACCGGCTGCTCGCCGAGATGAGGCGGGAGGCCGAGAAGATCCTGCCCGGCGCCGGAACCCCGTGGGTGGCGCTGGCGCACCTCGACGAGCACGGCCGGCACATCGAGGGCGTCGAGGAGGTCCGCGAGTGGCTCCAGGGCGTGATGGACAAGGCGATCGAGGACCTGGACGGCACCCACTTCGAACTCGCCGAGCGGGTACGGCGGGTGGAGTCGCGCATCGCGCCCGCGGGCAGCTCGGCGGCGCCGTACTACACGCAGCCTTCGCAGGACTTCTCCCGTCCGGGCCGCACCTGGCTGCCGACGATGGGACAGACCCGGTTCCCGGTCTACGACCTCGTCTCGACCTGGTACCACGAGGGCGTCCCCGGCCATCACCTCCAGCTCGCCCAGTGGACGCACGTCGCCGACGAACTCTCCCGCTACCAGGCCTCCGTCGGCATGGTCAGCGCCAACGCCGAGGGCTGGGCGCTGTACGCGGAGCAACTGATGGACGAGCTGGGCTACTTGGAGGACGCCGAGCAGCGACTCGGCTTCCTCGACGGGCAGATGATGCGGGCCACCCGGATCATCGTCGACATCGGCATGCACCTGGAGATGGAGATTCCGGCGGACTCGCCGTTCCACCCCGGTGAGCGGTGGACGCCCGAGCTGGCCCAGGAGTTCTTCGGCGCGCACAGCAGCCGCCCGGCGGACTTCGTGGAGAGCGAACTGACCCGCTACCTCACGATCCCGGGCCAGGCCATCGGCTACAAACTCGGCCAGCGCGCCTGGCTGTTGGGCCGCGAGAACGCACGGCAGCGGCACGGCGACGACTTCGACCTGAAGGCCTGGCACATGGCCGCGCTGTCCCAGGGTTCGCTGGGCCTGGACGACCTGGTGGACGAGCTGTCACAGCTCTGA
- a CDS encoding immunity 21 family protein: MARYAEPGTAVQWVESGGGPLIAVPETVLPFWAGADGDELASDYDRACEVGGYAGLLPVGDSAALVLGDDPASTSFLPEHGTFVRWCAANSEDEILAVIPAALADATWGNEVHWDVPGPVVLFDSAWPGRDSEGTEHLKVDLEPGRYAVRAGQAQPGPETWLGLVQLRRLSN; this comes from the coding sequence ATGGCGCGATACGCGGAGCCGGGAACGGCGGTGCAGTGGGTGGAGTCGGGCGGCGGGCCGCTCATAGCGGTGCCGGAGACGGTGTTGCCGTTCTGGGCGGGAGCCGACGGCGACGAACTGGCCTCGGACTACGACCGGGCCTGCGAGGTCGGTGGATACGCCGGCCTGCTGCCCGTGGGGGACAGCGCGGCGCTGGTCCTGGGTGACGATCCGGCGTCGACCTCCTTCCTCCCGGAACACGGCACGTTCGTACGGTGGTGTGCGGCGAACTCCGAGGACGAGATCCTGGCCGTCATCCCCGCCGCACTCGCCGACGCGACCTGGGGGAACGAGGTCCACTGGGACGTACCCGGCCCGGTCGTCCTCTTCGACTCGGCGTGGCCGGGGCGGGACTCGGAGGGCACCGAGCATCTGAAGGTGGACTTGGAGCCGGGGCGCTATGCCGTCCGGGCGGGGCAGGCGCAGCCGGGGCCCGAGACCTGGCTCGGGCTCGTCCAGCTGCGGCGGCTCTCGAACTGA
- a CDS encoding rhodanese-like domain-containing protein gives MSSSTAVNPVLWVAPAAPSAAAAHFRASLAFHADVSDVAAALAGDGHAGFVVVDSRSTESWDQGHLPGALHLPTALVPEQAEALLDKSVPVVTYCWGPGCNGATRSALALAELGYQVKEMLGGFEYWVREGFEFETWEGRERRAADALTAPAEAGDCGC, from the coding sequence ATGAGCAGCAGTACCGCCGTCAACCCTGTTCTGTGGGTCGCCCCCGCCGCTCCCTCGGCAGCGGCCGCCCACTTCCGGGCGAGCCTCGCCTTCCACGCCGACGTGTCCGACGTGGCCGCCGCGCTCGCGGGCGACGGCCACGCTGGCTTCGTCGTCGTCGACTCGCGCTCCACCGAGTCCTGGGACCAGGGCCACCTGCCCGGAGCCCTCCATCTCCCCACCGCGCTCGTCCCGGAACAGGCCGAGGCCCTCCTCGACAAGTCCGTGCCGGTCGTGACGTACTGCTGGGGCCCGGGCTGCAACGGCGCCACCCGATCCGCCCTCGCCCTCGCCGAACTCGGCTACCAGGTCAAGGAGATGCTCGGGGGATTCGAGTACTGGGTGCGTGAGGGCTTCGAGTTCGAGACGTGGGAAGGCCGTGAACGTCGCGCGGCCGATGCGCTGACCGCACCGGCGGAGGCGGGGGACTGCGGCTGCTGA
- a CDS encoding Lrp/AsnC family transcriptional regulator yields the protein MTAHSTYAPDATDWRILEVLQREGRASFAELARAVSMSASAVTERVRRLEEAGVIQGYAAVVDPERLGLPILAFVRLRYPNGNYKPFHDLVAVTPEILEAHHITGDDCFMIKVAARSMRHLEEVSGKIGALGSVTTSVVYSSPLPRRPLGH from the coding sequence ATGACCGCTCATTCCACGTACGCCCCCGACGCCACCGACTGGCGCATCCTCGAGGTCCTCCAGCGGGAGGGGCGCGCCAGTTTCGCCGAGCTGGCCCGGGCCGTCTCCATGTCCGCGAGCGCGGTGACCGAGCGGGTGCGGCGGCTGGAGGAGGCCGGGGTGATCCAGGGGTACGCGGCGGTCGTGGACCCCGAGCGGCTGGGCCTGCCCATCCTGGCGTTCGTGCGGCTGCGCTATCCGAACGGCAACTACAAGCCCTTCCACGACCTGGTCGCGGTGACGCCGGAGATCCTGGAGGCGCATCACATCACGGGCGACGACTGCTTCATGATCAAGGTCGCGGCCCGTTCGATGCGCCACCTGGAGGAGGTCTCGGGGAAGATCGGCGCCCTGGGCTCGGTCACCACCAGCGTCGTCTACTCCTCACCGCTCCCCCGCCGCCCCCTGGGTCACTGA